One genomic segment of Ananas comosus cultivar F153 unplaced genomic scaffold, ASM154086v1, whole genome shotgun sequence includes these proteins:
- the LOC109705003 gene encoding K(+) efflux antiporter 2, chloroplastic-like produces MDLACVFKHSRSAVPGAGTSSRVPNERLGFGRHVFGEIKLNRGSCSARRRKGGPRSGQIMLSSTVQGTSYDYFNSLPRHRSSPIVHFLGSQKLLRDQLRLHCQANDSLAHVDGDTQSVEDAQLPPDEDTKSTDNAESNDSLEEGKDTHKIENLRELLQKTLKELEVSQLNSTMFEEKAQSISETAIALKDEAENAWKDVTSAVSTIQEIINEETAAKEAVQKATMALSLAEARLKLAAEALNSKKELQDSSEASAQNEEEEALLSAEIEIKDCQASLSNCEDDLKRIQTKKAELQKEVDRLSEIAEKAQLNALKAEEDVASIMLLAEQAVALELEATQRANDAQLVLQKAEITLQKEEKAVSSVDVVEQQLPSSQDQIRSEEPHAIKESSKDVQDDSAFERDEMLNGDSLFAGDVAVQSVEEFKSADDVRDQENGKLSLDPQKESEPELEKSRSMPQAKKSDVQHKDLTKDSTPLSAPKALLKKSSRFFSASFFSFDVEDEEFTPRMVFHELISFVRKQAPKLVVGILFLGMGAFFLTNREDKSAQLLNQPDIVTGIEEVTSTAKPVIRAIRTIPKRIRKLIQQLP; encoded by the exons ATGGATCTGGCTTGTGTGTTTAAGCATTCGAGGTCGGCTGTTCCTGGAGCGGGGACGAGTTCTAGGGTTCCGAATGAGCGGTTGGGGTTCGGTCGCCATGTTTTTGGGGAAATCAAGCTTAATCGTGGATCGTGTTCtgcgaggaggaggaagggtgGACCTCGTAGTGGACAGATTATGTTGAGTTCGACCGTCCAAGGAACTTCTTATGACTATTTTAACTCACTGCCGCGGCATCGGAGTTCGCCAATCGTCCATTTCTTGGGTTCTCAGAAATTGCTGAGGGATCAGCTGCGTTTGCATTGCCAGGCCAACGATTCTTTAGCGCATGTAGACGGTGACACTCAAAGTGTCGAGGACGCTCAATTGCCTCCTGATGAGGATACGAAATCCACCGACAACGCAGAGTCAAATGATTCACTGGAAGAGGGAAAGGATACTCACAAAATAGAGAATTTGAGGGAATTGCTTCAAAAGACTCTAAAGGAATTGGAGGTGTCACAGCTTAACAGCACGATGTTCGAAGAGAAGGCACAGAGTATTTCCGAAACTGCAATTGCCTTGAAAGACGAGGCGGAGAATGCTTGGAAAGATGTTACTTCTGCTGTTTCTACTATCCAGGAAATCATCAATGAAGAGACTGCGGCTAAAGAAGCAGTTCAGAAAGCCACAATGGCTCTTTCCTTGGCTGAGGCCAGGTTGAAGTTAGCAGCAGAAGCTTTGAATTCAAAGAAGGAATTGCAGGACTCTTCTGAAGCCTCTGCACAGAATGAGGAGGAAGAGGCACTCTTGTCTGCTGAGATAGAGATCAAGGACTGTCAGGCCAGCTTGTCAAATTGTGAAGATGACTTGAAGCGGATTCAGACTAAGAAAGCAGAGCTACAGAAGGAAGTGGACAGGTTGAGTGAGATTGCTGAGAAGGCTCAGCTGAATGCGTTGAAAGCTGAGGAGGACGTGGCGAGTATAATGCTTCTGGCTGAGCAGGCAGTGGCCCTTGAGCTGGAGGCCACTCAGCGCGCGAATGATGCACAGCTCGTGTTGCAGAAAGCAGAAATCACGttgcagaaagaagaaaaggctGTCTCTTCTGTTGATGTGGTAGAACAGCAATTGCCATCTTCCCAAGACCAGATTAGAAGTGAAGAACCTCATGCTATCAAGGAGTCGAGCAAAGATGTTCAAGATGATTCTGCATTTGAAAGAGATGAGATGTTAAATGGTGACAGCTTGTTTGCGGGTGATGTTGCTGTCCAGAGTGTTGAAGAGTTTAAATCGGCTGATGATGTGCGTGATCAAGAGAATGGCAAGTTATCTTTGGACCCTCAGAAGGAATCGGAACCTGAACTAGAGAAGTCGAGGAGCATGCCACAAGCAAAGAAGAGTGATGTACAACACAAGGACCTCACTAAAGATAGTACGCCTCTTAGTGCCCCAAAAGCATTGCTGAAGAAATCATCCCGGTTCTTTTCAgcatcattcttttcttttgatgtgGAAGACGAAGAGTTTACGCCTAGAATGGTTTTCCATGAGCTCATTTCTTTTGTCAGAAAGCAAGCACCAAAGCTAGTTGTTGGAATACTGTTTCTTGGGATGGG AGCTTTCTTCCTCACTAATCGGGAAGACAAGAGTGCCCAATTGCTTAATCAGCCAGATATAGTTACGGGTATTGAAGAAGTTACATCAACTGCAAAGCCTGTAATTCGTGCAATTCGTACGATTCCGAAAAGAATAAGGAAACTCATCCAACAATTACCT